One part of the Palaemon carinicauda isolate YSFRI2023 chromosome 23, ASM3689809v2, whole genome shotgun sequence genome encodes these proteins:
- the LOC137617690 gene encoding high mobility group nucleosome-binding domain-containing protein 5-like: MLEEKQIKKRGTGKDAGRETKGREGLERILEERQWMERVNRKKGKDGNGAGREPKDKEGLERMLEDKQRKMRGTGKDAGRETKDREGLERMLEDKQRKMRGTGKDAGRETKDREGLERMLEDKQRKMRGTGKDAGRETKKEERD; this comes from the coding sequence ATGCTGGAagagaaacaaataaagaaaagagGTACTGGAAAGGATGCTGGGAGAGAAACAAAAGGTAGAGAGGGACTGGAAAGAATTCTGGAGGAGAGACAATGGATGGAGAGGGTGAATAGAAAGAAGGGGAAGGATGGAAATGGTGCTGGAAGAGAACCAAAGGATAAAGAGGGACTGGAAAGGATGCTGGAAGATAAACAAAGAAAGATGAGAGGGACTGGAAAGGATGCTGGAAGAGAAACAAAGGATAGAGAGGGACTGGAAAGGATGCTGGAAGATAAACAAAGAAAGATGAGAGGGACTGGAAAGGATGCTGGAAGAGAAACAAAGGATAGAGAGGGACTGGAAAGGATGCTGGAAGATAAACAAAGAAAGATGAGAGGGACTGGAAAGGATGCTGGAAGAGAAACAAAGAAAGAAGAGAGGGACTGA